A region of Streptomyces sp. NBC_01267 DNA encodes the following proteins:
- a CDS encoding glycerophosphodiester phosphodiesterase, whose protein sequence is MTRTRHPYLDHEGPIPFAHRGGSADGLENTAAAFGRAARTGYRYFETDVHTTSDGRLVAFHDATLDRVTDARGRIAELPWSEVRRARVAGSEPLPLFADLLEEFPEARWNVDVKAERALAPLIELIRRADAWDRVCVGSFSERRVTRARRLAGPRLATSYGVSGVLALRLRSYGIPAAPRASAVCAQVPEYQGRIRVVDRRFVRAAHARGLQVHVWTVNDPARMAALLDLGVDGIMTDHLESLRTVLTERGAWN, encoded by the coding sequence GTGACTCGCACCCGACACCCCTATCTGGACCACGAGGGCCCGATCCCGTTCGCCCACCGCGGCGGCTCGGCGGACGGCCTGGAGAACACCGCCGCCGCCTTCGGGCGGGCGGCCCGCACCGGCTACCGCTACTTCGAGACCGACGTGCACACCACCTCGGACGGCCGGCTGGTCGCCTTCCACGACGCGACGCTGGACCGGGTCACGGACGCACGGGGCCGGATCGCCGAACTCCCCTGGAGCGAGGTGCGCCGGGCACGGGTGGCGGGCAGCGAACCCCTGCCGCTGTTCGCGGACCTGCTGGAGGAGTTCCCGGAAGCCCGCTGGAACGTCGACGTCAAGGCCGAGCGGGCGCTGGCCCCGCTGATCGAGCTGATCCGCCGGGCCGACGCCTGGGACCGGGTGTGCGTGGGCTCCTTCTCCGAGCGCCGGGTGACCCGGGCACGCCGTCTCGCGGGCCCCCGCCTCGCCACCTCGTACGGGGTGAGCGGCGTCCTGGCGCTGCGACTGCGCTCGTACGGGATCCCGGCCGCCCCGCGCGCGAGCGCCGTGTGCGCCCAGGTCCCCGAGTACCAGGGCCGGATCCGGGTGGTCGACCGCCGCTTCGTACGGGCCGCCCACGCCCGCGGCCTCCAGGTGCACGTCTGGACGGTCAACGATCCGGCGCGGATGGCGGCCCTCCTCGACCTCGGCGTGGATGGCATCATGACCGATCATCTCGAGTCACTGCGCACGGTTCTGACCGAGCGGGGGGCGTGGAACTGA